A region of Maridesulfovibrio sp. DNA encodes the following proteins:
- a CDS encoding FUSC family protein: MFADSLAILKKEFRWESVSFRHAVKAASAITFAIIAARFLELQHAVWLPVSVIVVMRPSVGGTLRLGWRRFWGTAIGAALGVGILFLDPSTPLLMGLIVLSFFLMIIVRVFSYTFFSGCLSLGVILLLGVIFTDGWQFGVERIVDTALGIVIGIAASFGVWPNMARKNLRAKMAELVELQSAHFKKLAESYLHGGVSESDIVQSRIEASNMLDTCAESFREAAAEPGLQGWQRNELTRLIRTFTRMHSLLMTMSTIIRRGYGGPLPSIAVGMTNILIAAADYYAWLECYSLTPEDCPEEPDFEKAIDKFMEAVGDARIRGEFEDVPLERRNNISAFIWNIHALGNEIHRAGKRMHDLRYGRE, encoded by the coding sequence GTGTTCGCTGATTCCTTGGCCATTCTCAAAAAAGAATTCCGGTGGGAGTCTGTTTCCTTCCGTCATGCCGTCAAAGCTGCATCAGCGATTACGTTTGCCATTATTGCGGCCCGTTTTCTGGAATTGCAGCATGCGGTCTGGTTGCCGGTGAGCGTAATTGTGGTCATGCGTCCGTCCGTGGGCGGTACGCTCAGGCTGGGCTGGAGAAGATTCTGGGGTACGGCGATAGGAGCGGCCTTAGGAGTGGGGATTCTATTTCTTGATCCTTCAACCCCATTGCTGATGGGGCTGATAGTCTTATCCTTCTTTCTGATGATCATTGTGCGGGTTTTCAGCTATACCTTTTTTTCCGGCTGTCTGAGTCTCGGGGTAATTCTGCTGCTGGGAGTTATCTTCACTGACGGCTGGCAGTTCGGGGTGGAGCGGATTGTTGATACCGCGCTGGGAATCGTTATCGGTATTGCCGCTTCCTTCGGTGTCTGGCCCAATATGGCCCGCAAAAACCTGCGTGCGAAAATGGCAGAGCTTGTGGAATTGCAGTCCGCCCATTTTAAAAAACTTGCCGAATCATATCTGCATGGCGGGGTCAGCGAGAGCGATATTGTGCAGAGCCGTATTGAAGCCTCCAACATGCTCGACACTTGTGCCGAATCATTCCGCGAAGCAGCGGCGGAACCGGGACTGCAGGGCTGGCAAAGGAACGAATTGACCCGCTTGATCCGTACTTTCACCCGTATGCACAGCCTGCTGATGACCATGTCTACTATTATCCGCAGGGGGTACGGAGGTCCGTTGCCCTCAATAGCCGTAGGGATGACCAATATCCTTATAGCTGCAGCGGATTATTATGCATGGCTGGAGTGTTATTCCCTGACCCCGGAAGATTGTCCCGAAGAGCCTGATTTTGAGAAGGCTATCGACAAGTTCATGGAGGCCGTAGGGGATGCGCGCATAAGGGGCGAATTTGAAGATGTGCCTCTGGAACGGCGCAACAATATCTCCGCATTTATCTGGAATATCCATGCATTGGGTAATGAAATTCACCGGGCCGGGAAAAGAATGCACGACCTCCGGTACGGGCGGGAATAG
- a CDS encoding AI-2E family transporter produces MLDDKTPYTFDRVVRILFTAGFIWVTVLLLQKLSNVLAPFAVALTLAYLLNPLVNFTCRFIKNRTAAVLATLLALFIPATYFFWGAVRMVGAELKHTGMLLARLVNDSAVAQRAAEYVPEDIWQTILDLAKQEDVRSFLSESGLTSMLKVSAQKALPGIWNLVSGSAHTLGALAGIFVIILYLVFLLSDYDKLGKWREQLPARYRGRVASFVDDFTNVTNRYFRTQALIALIIGCLFSVGFLIIKLPLAILLGMLIGLLNMVPYLQIAGLIPAFLLAAIDALATGGNFWLALGGVGAVFAVVQVLQDAVLVPRLQGESMGLSPWMILLSLSIWGNLLGFLGLVMALPLTCMALALYRQWVMGQSEAMASV; encoded by the coding sequence ATGCTGGACGACAAAACCCCGTACACCTTTGACCGTGTAGTACGCATTTTATTTACTGCGGGATTTATTTGGGTAACTGTGCTGCTTTTGCAGAAGTTGAGCAACGTGCTGGCTCCTTTTGCCGTAGCTTTGACTCTGGCTTACCTGCTTAATCCTCTGGTGAATTTTACCTGCAGATTTATAAAAAACCGCACAGCGGCTGTTTTGGCAACCCTGCTGGCCTTGTTTATTCCGGCGACGTATTTTTTCTGGGGTGCTGTGCGCATGGTCGGTGCGGAGTTGAAGCATACCGGGATGCTGCTGGCTCGTCTGGTCAATGACTCCGCAGTGGCCCAGCGGGCCGCTGAATATGTACCGGAAGATATCTGGCAGACCATACTTGATCTCGCGAAACAGGAGGATGTGCGGTCCTTCCTTAGTGAATCCGGTCTGACCTCCATGCTTAAGGTCTCGGCCCAGAAGGCCCTGCCCGGCATATGGAATCTGGTCAGCGGTTCGGCCCACACCCTCGGTGCTCTGGCCGGGATATTTGTGATTATCCTTTACCTCGTCTTTTTGCTCAGTGATTACGACAAGCTCGGGAAATGGCGCGAACAGCTTCCAGCCAGATATCGGGGGCGGGTGGCTTCCTTTGTGGATGATTTTACCAATGTTACCAACCGATATTTTCGCACGCAGGCTTTAATCGCTTTGATTATCGGCTGTTTGTTTTCCGTAGGATTCCTGATCATCAAGCTGCCGCTGGCGATCCTGCTGGGCATGCTTATCGGACTGCTGAATATGGTCCCGTATCTGCAAATAGCAGGGTTGATTCCTGCCTTCCTGCTGGCGGCAATAGATGCGCTGGCTACAGGTGGGAATTTTTGGCTTGCCCTTGGCGGAGTAGGGGCTGTCTTCGCCGTGGTTCAGGTGCTGCAGGATGCCGTGTTGGTTCCGCGTCTTCAGGGTGAAAGCATGGGGCTCTCCCCGTGGATGATCCTGCTTTCCCTTTCCATCTGGGGCAATCTGCTCGGCTTCCTCGGGCTGGTCATGGCCCTGCCGCTGACCTGTATGGCTCTGGCCCTCTACCGGCAGTGGGTGATGGGGCAGAGTGAAGCTATGGCTTCGGTGTAG
- a CDS encoding type II toxin-antitoxin system HicB family antitoxin yields the protein MNTIKYKGYLGKFDYDPDADIFHGEVINIKDVVTFQGRSIDELKSALAESVEDYLDFCSEEGEEPAKPYSGKLHLRIKPELHREAAAAAAISGKSLNSWITDALTDRVKDAR from the coding sequence ATGAATACCATCAAATACAAAGGCTATCTTGGAAAATTTGACTATGACCCTGACGCAGATATTTTTCACGGCGAGGTCATAAACATCAAGGATGTGGTAACTTTTCAAGGCCGAAGCATTGATGAACTAAAGTCAGCCTTGGCTGAGTCTGTTGAAGATTATCTGGATTTCTGCTCTGAAGAAGGGGAGGAACCAGCAAAACCGTATTCCGGCAAATTGCATCTGCGCATAAAGCCGGAACTTCACAGGGAAGCTGCGGCAGCCGCAGCCATATCCGGCAAGAGCCTGAACTCTTGGATAACCGATGCCTTGACCGACAGAGTAAAAGATGCTCGGTAG
- a CDS encoding type II toxin-antitoxin system HicA family toxin: protein MNNKQRKTLEDIFRNPVSSTIAWADIEALLMAVGAIKSEGRGSRVRFKLGGTKAIFHRPHPVPTTDKGAVKSVRRFLEEAGVKP from the coding sequence ATGAACAACAAGCAACGCAAGACACTTGAAGACATTTTCCGAAACCCCGTCAGTTCAACTATTGCCTGGGCAGATATCGAAGCGTTGCTTATGGCAGTCGGTGCCATCAAATCGGAGGGACGAGGATCACGGGTTCGGTTTAAGTTGGGCGGGACAAAAGCCATTTTCCACAGACCGCATCCAGTGCCTACGACAGATAAGGGTGCGGTAAAATCTGTACGACGTTTCCTTGAAGAAGCAGGAGTAAAGCCATGA
- a CDS encoding chemotaxis response regulator protein-glutamate methylesterase gives MINVVVVDDSAFMRKAISTMLQKDPGIRVVATARDGEEGLRVIRKHNPDVVTLDIEMPKMDGLTALRHIMMEMPRPVLMVSSLTTEGAEATLKAMDLGAVDFIPKQLSKVSLDIVKIERDLISKVKSVARRKMRPVPRMRTSAAARRPAAPVQVRRGRAKRDVVVIGVSTGGPPAVQKILSSLPSDFPAGIVIAQHMPKAFTGPFANRLNGVSQIKVKEAETGDRLLPGHAFVAPGGSHLIIDQKVSRIDLIVTPEPKEALYKPSANVLVSSVAKAVGRRALGVILTGMGNDGRDGIRELKSKGGRAIAQSDSSCVVYGMPKAIVDDGLADEIVDIDDMANAIINNLYL, from the coding sequence GTGATAAATGTCGTAGTTGTAGATGATTCCGCTTTCATGCGTAAGGCGATCAGCACCATGCTGCAAAAGGATCCGGGAATCCGGGTTGTTGCCACTGCGCGTGACGGCGAAGAAGGTTTAAGGGTTATCCGGAAACATAATCCGGACGTTGTTACCCTTGATATTGAAATGCCCAAGATGGACGGTCTGACCGCTCTGCGGCATATTATGATGGAGATGCCCCGTCCGGTACTGATGGTCAGCTCCCTGACTACGGAAGGCGCAGAGGCTACTCTTAAGGCTATGGATCTTGGTGCGGTAGATTTTATTCCGAAACAGCTATCCAAAGTCTCTCTCGACATTGTTAAAATTGAACGTGATCTCATCTCCAAAGTGAAATCAGTTGCCAGACGCAAAATGCGTCCGGTTCCCCGGATGCGTACCTCTGCAGCCGCTCGCAGACCTGCCGCTCCGGTTCAGGTTCGGCGCGGGCGTGCCAAGCGTGATGTAGTAGTTATCGGCGTATCAACCGGAGGGCCGCCGGCCGTACAGAAGATTCTTTCTTCTCTGCCAAGCGATTTTCCGGCGGGGATTGTCATTGCCCAGCATATGCCTAAAGCTTTTACCGGTCCTTTTGCCAATCGCTTGAACGGAGTAAGTCAGATCAAGGTCAAAGAAGCAGAAACCGGGGACAGGCTCCTGCCCGGCCATGCTTTTGTTGCTCCCGGCGGTTCCCATCTGATAATTGATCAGAAAGTGAGCAGAATTGACCTGATTGTCACCCCTGAGCCTAAAGAAGCTTTATATAAGCCTTCTGCTAACGTACTTGTTTCTTCGGTCGCCAAGGCCGTAGGGCGCAGGGCTCTGGGAGTAATCCTGACCGGGATGGGCAATGATGGCCGTGACGGAATCAGGGAACTTAAAAGTAAAGGCGGAAGGGCCATTGCGCAGAGTGATTCTTCCTGTGTTGTGTACGGTATGCCTAAAGCCATCGTAGATGACGGCCTAGCAGATGAAATTGTAGATATTGATGATATGGCCAATGCAATAATCAATAATCTTTACTTGTAA
- a CDS encoding HEAT repeat domain-containing protein produces the protein MTDCSKVLEELKSDDNEVVREAAFQAGELKCADAVPQLAELLKSSHLGLQEAADHALRRIGGKGAVQVVVPLLRSDDAPVRNLSMDILREVGAQDFSSLVALVHDDDPDIRIFATDILGSTNSFMAVEPLCDALLKDPEVNVRYQAAVSLGDLANPAAARCLNKAMQDDEWVQYAVIEALAKIKHSSSVDALVKALNTSSDLVASMIVDALGEVGNIKAVTMLLRHLDKSPTALRNKIVKAIVSILGGKSLKLLSSGEREKLREYMLVALKDEDEEVQDAAIAGLSYVGGEKATQEVLRLASELDPDRDRDRLAEIVNDLSNIGLNEAMVAALNSGEFKKAAIVIEILSRLEGSEVSGVLMDAFGNGDRDIKRGILEALVGTAGDEAKEFFENVLETEQDGSMLKSAINFLGGKLKDADAVDSIFALLSHSYDDVKEAALNACVAIGGEGVNERFVELFKSEEPIDRLMAVFAMGRIDAHGNLEHIRMALEDEVPDIRKIALEALHDCSADPESMSLIFSRLHDENRDVRLTVIELLGSCYTEEAIPYIIQALQDDDDWVQIRAAEALGEHREESALPQLITMLDSPHKLVVLKVIEVLGAIGGTMAFQALLEASNSDSDPEVIQAAEEAILRIQEEQGEGD, from the coding sequence ATGACGGATTGTTCTAAGGTTCTTGAAGAACTTAAAAGCGATGACAATGAAGTTGTCCGTGAGGCCGCATTTCAAGCCGGAGAGCTGAAGTGCGCGGATGCCGTACCTCAGCTGGCGGAGCTCCTGAAGTCCAGCCATCTGGGATTGCAGGAAGCAGCCGACCATGCCCTGCGCAGGATCGGTGGCAAGGGTGCGGTTCAGGTTGTGGTTCCTTTACTGCGCTCGGATGACGCTCCTGTAAGGAACCTTTCCATGGATATTCTGCGTGAAGTAGGGGCTCAGGATTTTTCCTCGCTTGTAGCTCTGGTTCACGATGATGATCCTGATATAAGAATTTTCGCAACAGATATTCTTGGGTCCACAAACAGCTTTATGGCTGTGGAACCTCTTTGTGATGCCCTGCTGAAGGACCCGGAAGTCAATGTCCGCTATCAGGCTGCGGTAAGTCTTGGCGATCTTGCCAATCCTGCTGCTGCCCGTTGTCTGAACAAGGCAATGCAGGACGACGAATGGGTGCAGTATGCTGTTATTGAAGCTTTGGCTAAGATTAAGCACTCCAGCTCGGTCGATGCCCTTGTTAAGGCTTTGAATACCAGCTCTGACCTTGTTGCTTCCATGATTGTGGATGCTCTTGGAGAGGTTGGGAACATCAAGGCTGTAACCATGCTGCTGCGGCATTTGGATAAAAGCCCCACAGCTTTGCGCAATAAGATTGTAAAAGCAATTGTGAGCATTCTCGGAGGCAAGTCTCTCAAGCTGCTGTCCTCCGGTGAGCGGGAAAAGCTTCGGGAGTATATGCTGGTTGCTCTCAAAGATGAAGATGAAGAGGTGCAGGATGCGGCTATTGCCGGTCTGAGTTACGTGGGCGGAGAAAAAGCCACACAGGAAGTTCTCCGTCTTGCCAGTGAACTTGATCCTGACCGTGACCGTGACCGTCTGGCAGAAATTGTTAATGACCTTTCCAATATAGGTTTGAATGAGGCTATGGTTGCTGCGCTGAACAGCGGTGAATTCAAGAAAGCGGCAATTGTAATCGAGATTCTGTCCAGATTGGAAGGCTCGGAAGTCTCCGGTGTCCTGATGGATGCATTTGGAAATGGAGACCGTGACATCAAGCGTGGTATACTTGAGGCTCTGGTCGGTACTGCAGGGGACGAGGCCAAGGAATTTTTCGAAAATGTCCTTGAAACCGAGCAGGACGGGTCCATGCTCAAGTCTGCTATTAATTTCCTGGGCGGCAAGCTCAAAGATGCAGACGCGGTGGATTCTATCTTCGCGCTTCTTTCCCATTCTTATGACGATGTGAAAGAAGCTGCTCTTAACGCCTGTGTCGCAATCGGCGGTGAGGGTGTGAATGAGCGCTTTGTGGAACTTTTCAAGAGCGAAGAACCCATTGACCGCCTGATGGCCGTATTCGCCATGGGCAGAATCGATGCGCACGGCAACCTTGAACATATCAGGATGGCCCTCGAGGATGAAGTTCCTGACATCAGGAAGATAGCCCTTGAAGCACTTCATGATTGTTCTGCTGATCCGGAAAGCATGTCGCTTATTTTTTCCAGACTGCATGATGAAAACCGTGATGTGCGTTTGACCGTGATTGAACTTTTGGGAAGTTGCTACACTGAAGAAGCTATTCCCTACATTATTCAAGCTCTGCAGGATGATGACGATTGGGTGCAGATCCGTGCTGCGGAGGCTCTCGGTGAACATCGTGAAGAAAGTGCACTGCCCCAACTTATAACAATGCTGGACTCTCCGCATAAGCTTGTGGTCCTTAAGGTAATTGAAGTTTTAGGCGCCATTGGCGGAACTATGGCGTTTCAGGCTCTTCTGGAAGCGTCCAATTCCGATTCCGATCCCGAGGTCATTCAGGCCGCCGAAGAGGCCATTTTGAGAATTCAGGAAGAGCAAGGAGAAGGAGACTAG
- a CDS encoding protein-glutamate O-methyltransferase CheR: MSSLFSKTISLRKELKISDLEFTQLRDFIYEQAGIFIAGNRKYLLENRLANRLKELNLKSFGEYYYYLQYDSGKKAELNKLFEVITTNETSFYRNPPQLKVFQTKVLPAVLDELRKKRRKRLRIWSAGCSTGEEPYTLSMIIHDVLGPELSSWDVKITANDLSERVLKSARRAVYSEYSLRTTPKEKIAKYFDKDGKQYKVKPAIKQLVSFGQINLSDRMQVKRVERSEIVFCRNVIIYFDEAMKKKVINAYYDNLVPGGYLIIGHSESLHNITRAFKPVHHPGAIIYQKLE, translated from the coding sequence ATGTCTTCTCTGTTTTCAAAGACAATATCGCTGCGGAAAGAGCTGAAAATCTCCGATCTGGAGTTCACCCAGCTCAGGGATTTCATTTATGAACAGGCGGGTATTTTTATTGCGGGCAACCGTAAGTATCTGCTTGAAAACCGTCTGGCCAACCGTTTGAAGGAACTTAACCTCAAGAGTTTTGGCGAATATTATTACTACCTTCAGTATGACTCGGGCAAAAAAGCGGAACTTAATAAGCTATTCGAGGTTATTACTACCAACGAAACCAGCTTTTACCGCAACCCGCCTCAGCTGAAAGTTTTCCAGACCAAGGTGCTTCCTGCTGTTCTGGACGAGCTGCGTAAGAAAAGGCGCAAGCGTCTGCGCATCTGGTCCGCCGGTTGTTCAACCGGGGAGGAACCGTACACCCTGTCCATGATTATTCATGACGTGCTTGGTCCTGAACTTAGCAGTTGGGATGTTAAAATTACTGCCAACGACCTTTCTGAAAGGGTGCTCAAATCAGCACGGCGTGCGGTTTACAGCGAATATTCTCTGCGGACGACCCCTAAGGAAAAGATAGCCAAGTATTTTGACAAGGACGGTAAGCAGTACAAGGTAAAGCCTGCCATCAAGCAATTGGTCAGTTTTGGGCAGATCAACCTGAGTGATCGTATGCAGGTCAAGCGGGTGGAGCGTTCCGAGATTGTTTTCTGCAGGAACGTAATCATTTATTTTGACGAAGCCATGAAGAAGAAGGTTATCAACGCTTATTACGATAACCTTGTTCCCGGCGGTTACCTGATAATCGGACATTCAGAATCTCTGCATAACATCACCAGAGCATTCAAACCGGTTCACCATCCGGGTGCGATTATTTATCAGAAACTGGAATAA